From a region of the Chitinophaga caseinilytica genome:
- a CDS encoding DUF4139 domain-containing protein: MIKGITIFGLVTLMALNAGAQQFSPAALKSVTVYGDGAEMVHTARVSVSKGVSKVIITKVAGNIDESSIQVSAPGGVTIMSATFGRDFLPVIEEKPGFRMLKDSLESVKLSLSKIRNVRTAQEGTLALLDKNQSLGGKDATVAELTKLAEYYTAKQIELRNSIYGLVEKETKHMQLLARIEQQLREMNENPEAAGGQIALQLTTPAEVNGMMEIRYVTPNAGWETHYDLKLESIAKPLKLIYKANVHQNTGLDWKNVKLTLNTGNPSSAGTAPELRTWFLYPDMQHVLGGKVAGLSEVVVVGYGNAKNEEADMQFSRKMKLPAPPPSPVSAVPASIVQHQTSASFDIDIPYDIAGNGENHSVVLKEMDMPSGYTYYSVPKLDQDAFLVANVKDFAAYNLLPGEANIMIGNLYAGKTMIDPQATEDTLKVSLGRDRQVVVRRELMAQTSGTKMIGSSVRKTYTYEIRVRNGKQEAIRLQLKDQYPVSTDKNVEVELTEASGAEKNAETGELTWELDLKPGESKTLRLTYTVKHPKGMQYQGL, encoded by the coding sequence ATGATAAAAGGAATCACAATTTTCGGGCTGGTAACGTTGATGGCGCTGAACGCCGGCGCGCAACAGTTTTCCCCCGCCGCACTCAAGTCGGTGACGGTTTACGGCGATGGCGCGGAAATGGTACATACGGCGCGCGTGTCGGTGTCTAAAGGCGTCAGCAAGGTGATCATCACGAAAGTGGCGGGCAATATCGACGAAAGCAGCATCCAGGTAAGCGCCCCGGGCGGCGTCACCATCATGAGCGCCACTTTCGGCCGGGATTTTCTGCCGGTGATCGAAGAAAAACCGGGATTCCGGATGTTGAAAGACAGCCTCGAATCCGTGAAATTGTCCCTGTCCAAAATCCGGAACGTGCGCACGGCGCAGGAAGGCACCCTCGCGCTGCTGGACAAGAACCAATCGCTGGGCGGCAAAGATGCTACGGTGGCCGAACTGACCAAACTGGCGGAATATTATACCGCCAAACAGATCGAGCTGCGGAACAGTATATATGGACTGGTGGAAAAGGAAACGAAGCACATGCAGCTCCTGGCGCGGATCGAACAGCAGCTCCGGGAAATGAACGAAAATCCCGAAGCCGCCGGCGGCCAGATCGCGCTGCAGCTCACCACGCCCGCGGAAGTGAACGGTATGATGGAAATCCGCTACGTAACCCCCAATGCAGGCTGGGAAACGCATTACGACCTGAAGCTCGAATCCATCGCCAAACCCCTGAAACTCATTTACAAAGCGAATGTGCATCAGAACACGGGCCTCGACTGGAAAAACGTAAAGCTCACACTGAATACGGGCAATCCTTCCAGCGCCGGCACAGCGCCGGAGCTGCGCACCTGGTTCCTCTATCCCGACATGCAGCACGTGCTGGGGGGAAAGGTAGCTGGTTTGAGCGAAGTGGTAGTGGTCGGGTACGGTAATGCAAAAAATGAGGAGGCGGATATGCAGTTCAGCAGGAAAATGAAATTGCCCGCCCCGCCTCCTTCGCCCGTTTCCGCCGTTCCGGCTTCCATCGTTCAACACCAGACCAGCGCGAGCTTCGACATTGATATTCCCTACGACATCGCCGGCAATGGCGAAAACCATTCGGTGGTACTGAAGGAAATGGACATGCCGTCCGGGTACACCTACTATTCCGTTCCGAAACTCGACCAGGACGCATTCCTGGTGGCCAATGTAAAAGATTTCGCGGCCTATAATTTACTTCCCGGCGAAGCGAATATCATGATCGGCAATCTGTACGCCGGCAAAACGATGATCGATCCGCAGGCTACGGAAGATACGCTGAAAGTGAGCCTCGGCCGCGACCGGCAGGTAGTGGTGCGCAGGGAGCTCATGGCGCAGACGAGCGGCACGAAAATGATCGGCAGCTCCGTCCGCAAAACGTATACCTACGAAATCAGGGTGCGGAACGGGAAGCAGGAAGCGATCAGGCTGCAGTTGAAAGACCAGTATCCCGTGTCTACCGACAAAAACGTGGAAGTGGAGCTGACGGAAGCATCCGGTGCGGAAAAGAACGCCGAAACCGGGGAGCTGACGTGGGAGCTGGACCTGAAGCCCGGCGAATCGAAAACGCTCCGGCTCACCTATACCGTCAAACATCCGAAAGGCATGCAATACCAGGGTTTATAG
- a CDS encoding N-acetyltransferase, with amino-acid sequence MKLTIRPETPADQKAIFELNALVFGQEGESRLIDELRGTEWFIPELSIVAFAGEHLVGHILLTRLPLLGDDGKTYESLALAPMAVTTALHGLGIGGQMVRHALQEARALGFGSVIVLGHAEYYPRFGFVPASKFGIRTAYEVPDDVFMAQELTPGALAGKAGQVLYPEPFEAVS; translated from the coding sequence ATGAAACTTACTATCAGACCAGAAACTCCGGCCGACCAAAAGGCCATCTTCGAATTGAACGCGCTGGTATTCGGCCAGGAAGGGGAAAGCCGGTTGATCGATGAGCTGCGCGGAACGGAATGGTTCATTCCGGAATTATCCATCGTGGCGTTTGCCGGCGAGCATCTCGTAGGGCATATTTTACTGACGCGGTTGCCCTTGCTGGGAGACGACGGCAAAACGTACGAATCGCTGGCGCTGGCGCCCATGGCGGTTACGACGGCGTTGCACGGGCTGGGTATCGGCGGCCAGATGGTCCGTCATGCTTTGCAGGAGGCGCGGGCGCTGGGTTTTGGCTCGGTGATCGTGCTCGGCCATGCGGAATATTATCCGCGCTTCGGTTTCGTGCCGGCATCGAAATTCGGTATCCGCACGGCGTACGAAGTGCCGGACGATGTTTTCATGGCCCAGGAACTGACGCCGGGCGCGCTGGCCGGTAAAGCCGGGCAAGTATTGTACCCCGAGCCGTTCGAGGCCGTGAGCTGA
- a CDS encoding putative quinol monooxygenase, which translates to MKIYLTAVLKVKPEYLQEVEKALRNMVTETRKEAACIQYDLHQGQDDKHVFVFYEIWKDQQGLDAHNKQPYILEFGKIAQTQLLEPPQIYITNIIDP; encoded by the coding sequence ATGAAGATTTATTTAACCGCTGTTTTAAAGGTAAAACCCGAGTATCTGCAGGAAGTTGAAAAAGCTTTACGCAATATGGTTACCGAAACGAGGAAAGAAGCAGCCTGCATTCAATACGATCTGCATCAGGGACAGGACGATAAACATGTTTTTGTCTTCTATGAAATCTGGAAAGATCAGCAAGGTCTGGATGCACATAACAAACAACCATACATTCTGGAATTTGGAAAAATAGCGCAGACCCAATTATTGGAACCACCACAGATTTATATCACGAATATTATTGATCCTTGA
- a CDS encoding NAD(P)H-dependent oxidoreductase, with protein MKNIFIINGGQKFAHSGGAFNNTLNRWTIETLQKNGYQVRGFNVNDEFNPKTEVENFKWADMIIYHMPIWWFQVPNRLKFYIDEVFTAGHENGIYKNDGRSRQNPDVNYGTGGLMHGKKYMVNTTWNAPETAFTLPGEFFDQVAVDDGILFGFHKMNQFTGMERLGGFHFHDLEKNATSERIENYRKAYNEHLNKVLQLENQFA; from the coding sequence ATGAAAAATATATTCATTATTAACGGCGGACAAAAATTCGCACATTCAGGCGGAGCATTCAACAACACCCTTAACAGATGGACAATAGAAACGCTGCAGAAAAACGGGTATCAAGTCAGGGGTTTCAATGTCAACGACGAATTCAATCCCAAAACGGAAGTGGAAAATTTCAAGTGGGCGGACATGATCATTTACCACATGCCCATCTGGTGGTTCCAGGTGCCGAACCGATTGAAGTTTTACATTGATGAAGTTTTTACCGCAGGTCATGAAAACGGCATCTATAAGAACGACGGGCGCTCCCGGCAAAATCCCGATGTCAACTACGGAACAGGCGGCTTGATGCATGGGAAAAAATACATGGTCAACACCACCTGGAATGCCCCGGAAACCGCATTTACATTGCCGGGAGAATTTTTCGACCAGGTTGCTGTCGATGACGGGATACTGTTCGGTTTCCATAAAATGAACCAGTTTACCGGAATGGAAAGGCTTGGCGGATTCCATTTCCACGATTTGGAAAAGAATGCCACAAGCGAACGAATAGAAAATTATCGCAAAGCATATAACGAGCATTTAAACAAGGTCCTTCAACTAGAAAATCAATTCGCATGA
- a CDS encoding aldo/keto reductase, which yields MEFRALGTSDLKLSAITYGAFAIGGNMWGGNEQKDSIESVRASIDNGVTTLDTAPFYGFGLSEAMIGKAIKGYDRSKLQLLSKFGLVWDGSNQGKGEFFFDAEENGKTIPIYKYASKANVIKEVEESLKRLDTDYLDLLQIHWPDSSTPIAETMEALETLLQQGKIRAAGVSNYNLEQVKEARKSLHIVSDQVGYSILNRSIENDLVPYALENNLGIIAYSPMERGLLTGKYFQEGKLKENDHRNGYFQQFDLEKVKAFLQTIEPLAAGKNASLSQLVLRWTTLQPAITVVLAGARNAAQAIANAKAMDIQLTPDEIGFINTELSKI from the coding sequence ATGGAATTCAGAGCACTAGGAACGTCAGATTTAAAATTATCAGCCATTACTTACGGAGCCTTTGCTATCGGCGGAAATATGTGGGGTGGCAACGAACAAAAAGACTCTATCGAATCGGTAAGAGCCTCCATTGATAACGGTGTAACCACGCTGGACACCGCACCTTTCTATGGTTTCGGCCTGAGCGAAGCAATGATCGGTAAAGCTATCAAGGGATATGACCGAAGCAAGCTGCAATTACTTTCCAAATTTGGCCTGGTATGGGATGGCAGCAACCAGGGAAAAGGTGAGTTCTTCTTTGATGCCGAAGAAAACGGAAAAACGATCCCCATTTATAAATATGCTTCAAAAGCTAATGTGATAAAGGAAGTGGAAGAAAGCCTGAAACGCCTGGACACGGATTATCTTGATCTTCTGCAGATCCACTGGCCGGATAGCTCCACTCCCATTGCCGAAACCATGGAAGCTTTGGAAACCCTTTTACAACAAGGTAAAATACGCGCTGCAGGTGTCAGCAACTACAACCTGGAGCAGGTAAAAGAAGCCCGTAAAAGCCTGCATATCGTTAGCGATCAAGTGGGATATAGCATATTGAACAGAAGTATTGAAAACGACCTGGTCCCCTATGCGCTGGAAAACAACCTCGGAATCATCGCCTACAGCCCGATGGAAAGAGGCTTGCTCACGGGAAAATACTTCCAGGAAGGAAAACTGAAAGAAAATGATCACAGGAACGGATATTTTCAACAGTTTGACCTTGAAAAAGTAAAAGCATTTCTACAAACGATCGAGCCGCTCGCAGCAGGTAAAAACGCAAGTTTATCGCAACTGGTATTACGTTGGACGACCCTCCAACCGGCCATTACCGTAGTATTAGCGGGCGCAAGAAATGCAGCGCAGGCAATTGCGAATGCAAAAGCAATGGATATTCAGCTAACACCTGATGAAATTGGCTTTATCAATACAGAACTTTCCAAAATCTGA
- a CDS encoding LysR family transcriptional regulator yields the protein MRWNLEWLRTFKAIYETGTLSAAAQELYISQPGVSLHLNSLEAYTGYKLFDRAARKMVPTEKGKMFYNFLIDPLKKLEQGEELFHKRSEHDRTTISLGLCFETFQYTLEEHINQLPFNLIIKFGEYPQMQQDLDNGLLDLIVTPQKGSQQNLQYQPFSKERIILIAGGKTDTTQLEKLLKKGNVKDAKEILKQQLWYSTTADTENLRKFWLEHFGEHPDFSPNYIVPNISSIIRCLSDSTGFSIVPDFLCKESIAEGKIKLVWEGKKPLENILYFGTRKKTMYTEEIARLQGLFIDKLDVK from the coding sequence ATGAGATGGAATCTGGAATGGTTACGTACTTTTAAGGCGATCTACGAAACCGGAACTTTATCGGCAGCGGCGCAGGAATTGTATATTTCACAGCCCGGTGTTAGCCTGCATTTGAATTCTTTGGAAGCTTATACAGGGTACAAGTTATTTGACAGGGCTGCCAGGAAAATGGTGCCAACTGAAAAGGGGAAAATGTTTTATAACTTTTTAATTGATCCGCTTAAAAAATTGGAGCAAGGCGAAGAGCTTTTTCATAAACGATCGGAACATGATCGAACTACCATTAGTTTAGGTTTGTGCTTTGAGACTTTTCAATATACACTGGAAGAGCATATCAATCAGCTTCCGTTTAATCTTATCATAAAGTTCGGGGAGTATCCGCAGATGCAGCAAGATCTGGATAATGGTTTGTTGGATTTAATTGTAACACCACAAAAAGGAAGTCAACAAAACCTGCAATACCAGCCTTTTTCCAAAGAGCGGATTATTCTGATTGCGGGAGGTAAAACGGATACCACCCAGTTGGAAAAATTATTGAAGAAAGGGAATGTAAAAGACGCCAAGGAAATTTTAAAACAACAGCTCTGGTACAGTACAACCGCCGATACTGAGAATTTAAGAAAATTCTGGTTGGAACATTTTGGCGAACATCCAGACTTTAGTCCCAACTACATTGTTCCCAATATCAGTTCTATTATTCGCTGTTTAAGCGATAGTACAGGTTTCTCTATCGTACCCGATTTCCTCTGTAAAGAGTCCATTGCTGAAGGAAAAATCAAATTGGTTTGGGAGGGAAAAAAGCCATTGGAAAACATTCTATATTTTGGTACGCGTAAGAAAACAATGTATACTGAAGAAATAGCGCGGTTGCAAGGGTTGTTTATCGATAAACTGGATGTAAAATAA